In one Microcoleus sp. bin38.metabat.b11b12b14.051 genomic region, the following are encoded:
- a CDS encoding glycine betaine ABC transporter substrate-binding protein has protein sequence MKISKIKLISSCVSLLCLLAVTSCNSSSQKQVVICSKDFSEQVILAEILAQHIEAKTDIKVERELNLGGSLCHQSLTAGKIDLYVEYTGTAFANILKQKPISDPKKVLTYLKQEYPKQFKAEWTEPLGFNNSFAIIVRGDDAKKLNLQTLSQLSQAAPKLRAGFGPEFKEREDGFPGLAKTYGIKFAEEPKELLLGLLTQALQQKEVDVIAGNTTDGLIQSLGLVVLKDDKNYFPPYEAVPVVRSQILEKYPELRPVLAELGGKISEEDMRQLNYQVDGKQQDAAQVARQFLQQKLGESKPVIPVK, from the coding sequence ATGAAAATATCAAAAATCAAGTTAATCTCTTCCTGCGTATCATTGCTTTGCTTGTTAGCAGTCACAAGCTGCAATTCTAGTTCTCAAAAACAAGTTGTGATTTGCTCGAAAGACTTTAGCGAACAAGTCATTCTCGCAGAAATTTTAGCACAGCACATCGAAGCCAAAACGGATATCAAAGTAGAGCGCGAGCTCAACCTCGGAGGCTCGCTTTGCCATCAATCCCTAACAGCAGGAAAAATCGACTTGTACGTCGAATATACAGGTACAGCTTTTGCCAACATTCTCAAACAAAAGCCGATTTCTGACCCCAAAAAAGTCCTCACTTACCTCAAACAAGAATATCCCAAACAGTTTAAAGCAGAATGGACTGAACCCCTGGGATTTAATAACAGTTTTGCGATCATTGTGCGGGGAGACGATGCCAAAAAACTTAACTTGCAAACTCTCTCGCAACTAAGCCAAGCTGCACCAAAATTGCGCGCTGGTTTTGGCCCAGAATTCAAAGAAAGAGAAGATGGCTTTCCCGGTTTAGCTAAAACTTACGGGATAAAATTTGCGGAAGAACCAAAGGAGTTGCTGTTAGGATTGCTTACTCAAGCGCTGCAACAAAAAGAAGTGGATGTGATTGCTGGTAATACGACGGATGGTTTGATTCAAAGTTTGGGTTTGGTAGTGCTGAAAGATGATAAGAACTATTTCCCGCCCTACGAAGCTGTTCCGGTTGTGCGATCGCAAATTTTGGAGAAATACCCAGAATTGCGTCCTGTACTCGCAGAGTTGGGCGGCAAAATCTCGGAGGAAGATATGCGACAACTCAACTATCAAGTTGACGGAAAACAGCAGGATGCCGCACAAGTAGCGCGGCAGTTTTTGCAGCAAAAGTTGGGCGAGTCCAAGCCCGTAATTCCGGTGAAATAA
- a CDS encoding ABC transporter ATP-binding protein, producing the protein MTNDSSLFSVENLRVAYPQRRGQSGWAVDGVSLTLEPGEKLGLVGESGCGKSTLGRAAMRLLPDSTLVEGRIGFGGESVFDMDASRLRRFRGEAVGLIFQDPMTRLDPLMTVGEHCIETLQAHRPNLARKEAKQRAIEILDAVKIPASRWSQFPHEFSGGMRQRVAIALALLLDPKLIVADEPTTSLDVTVAAQILQELTRLCASRGTAILLISHDLAMVAEYCDRIAVMYGGKVVETGPVLDVFERPQHEYTRSLLKAALHIQKEEGRGKKEEGIGKKEEGRGERENSQLKSESNSPLLTVTNLQQHYSLESNLLDQLFSRNRQVIKAVDGVSLELERGEILGLVGESGCGKSTLSRTILRLIPPTGGKVEFQGIDITALSRDAVRKHRRQMQMVFQDPHACLNPMMTVGQSIADPLLIHKLANGEEAKKQVIQMLERVGLTPGEDFFRRYPGELSGGQQQRVSIARALITRPQLIICDEPVSMLDASVQTQVLELMLELKQEFNLTYLFITHDLWVARFFCDRIAVMNAGKIVEIGKTREIFTNPQHPYTQQLLQAAPLLARTQ; encoded by the coding sequence ATGACTAATGACTCTTCTTTGTTTTCCGTTGAAAATCTGCGAGTAGCTTATCCTCAGCGGCGGGGCCAATCCGGTTGGGCCGTTGATGGGGTTTCCCTGACGCTGGAACCGGGGGAAAAACTGGGATTGGTTGGGGAGTCTGGCTGCGGTAAGTCAACTTTGGGACGGGCTGCGATGCGGTTGTTGCCGGATTCGACGCTGGTGGAGGGGCGGATTGGTTTTGGGGGAGAGTCGGTGTTTGATATGGATGCTTCGCGGCTGAGACGCTTTCGGGGCGAAGCTGTGGGGTTGATTTTTCAAGATCCGATGACTCGTCTCGATCCTTTGATGACTGTTGGGGAACACTGCATCGAGACTTTGCAGGCTCACAGACCGAATTTGGCTCGCAAGGAAGCTAAGCAACGGGCGATCGAGATTTTGGATGCTGTGAAAATTCCGGCGTCTCGCTGGTCACAATTTCCCCACGAATTTAGCGGCGGAATGCGCCAAAGAGTGGCAATTGCTTTGGCTCTTTTGCTCGATCCGAAGTTGATTGTGGCGGATGAACCGACGACGAGTTTGGATGTCACTGTCGCCGCCCAGATTTTGCAGGAATTGACCAGACTTTGCGCTTCAAGAGGAACGGCGATTTTGCTGATTTCTCACGATTTGGCGATGGTGGCTGAGTATTGCGATCGCATTGCGGTGATGTACGGCGGCAAAGTCGTGGAAACTGGGCCGGTGCTGGATGTTTTTGAACGCCCGCAACATGAATATACTCGATCGCTCCTCAAAGCAGCTTTGCACATTCAGAAGGAAGAAGGAAGAGGGAAGAAGGAAGAAGGAATAGGGAAGAAGGAAGAAGGAAGAGGGGAACGAGAAAATTCTCAGCTTAAGTCCGAGTCAAATTCACCTCTTTTGACAGTCACCAATTTGCAGCAGCACTACAGTTTAGAAAGCAATTTATTAGACCAGTTATTTTCGAGAAATCGGCAGGTAATTAAAGCAGTAGATGGCGTTAGCTTAGAGCTAGAACGGGGGGAAATCCTGGGGCTGGTAGGGGAGTCCGGTTGCGGCAAAAGTACGTTATCGCGCACAATTTTGCGGCTAATTCCGCCGACGGGTGGCAAAGTGGAATTTCAAGGAATAGATATCACTGCCCTTAGTCGCGATGCTGTCAGGAAACACCGCCGTCAAATGCAAATGGTATTTCAAGACCCCCATGCTTGCTTGAATCCGATGATGACAGTCGGCCAAAGTATTGCTGACCCTTTGTTGATTCACAAATTAGCTAATGGAGAAGAAGCTAAAAAACAAGTAATCCAAATGTTAGAGCGGGTGGGTTTGACTCCTGGGGAGGATTTCTTTCGCCGCTATCCGGGGGAACTGTCAGGAGGACAACAGCAGCGGGTTTCCATCGCACGGGCTTTGATTACTCGGCCGCAACTAATTATTTGCGACGAACCGGTGAGTATGCTGGATGCTAGCGTGCAGACTCAAGTATTAGAACTGATGCTGGAGTTAAAGCAGGAATTTAATTTGACTTATCTGTTTATTACGCACGATTTGTGGGTGGCGAGATTTTTTTGCGATCGCATTGCGGTAATGAATGCAGGAAAAATTGTGGAAATTGGGAAGACTCGGGAGATTTTTACTAATCCGCAGCACCCTTATACTCAGCAGTTATTGCAGGCAGCTCCTTTATTGGCTCGAACTCAATAA
- a CDS encoding bifunctional (p)ppGpp synthetase/guanosine-3',5'-bis(diphosphate) 3'-pyrophosphohydrolase, whose product MNANTLTPSNAIDPCIVPDWLQECLNARSQADEAPNPNSSTDNGLICRAFEFARDLHEGQYRKSGEPYICHPVAVAGILRYMGGNSAMIAAGFLHDIVEDTDITLEEIEQRFGAEVRQLVEGVTKLSKFNFSSKTERLAENFRRMFLAMAKDIRVIVVKLADRLHNMRTLEHLSEEKQRSIALETREIFAPLANRLGIGRFKWELEDLAFKYLEPEAYREIQDLVAVKRGDRETQLAEVTDCLRERLDNLGIKCYEVSGRPKHLYGIYGKMQRRQKGFNQVYDIAAVRIIVESNDDCYRALAIVHDSFRPIPGRFKDYIGLPKANRYQSLHTGVIGTSGRPIEVQIRTVAMHHIAEYGIAAHWKYKETGGSNTTVTGDDEKFTWLRQLLEWQTDLKDDREYLQSIKDNLFDEDIYVFTPNGDVIALNSGSTPVDFAYRIHTEIGNRCTGARVNGRMVTLDKVLKNGDIVEILNQKNGHPSSDWLNFVKTNGAKNRIRQWLKRSHRDENLARGRELLEKELGKNGLESLLKSEPMQSVAQRCNYHSVEDLIAGLGYGEVTLNLVVNRLRDLVKVQQKIEAAPTGIQELPVQIPASTTPKPVPSSSPSKSPIAGVEGLLYHLAGCCCPIPGESIIGAVTRTRGISIHRQGCSNVESVPGDRLVPVSWNSTNRNESRPNTYPVNIQVEALDRVGVLNDVLSHLKDNKVNVRSAQVKTYPGLPALIDLCMDIQDKEQFERTCMQIKNMSDILNLRRLSEAE is encoded by the coding sequence ATGAACGCGAACACTCTGACTCCCTCGAACGCGATCGATCCTTGCATAGTTCCCGATTGGCTGCAAGAATGCCTGAATGCTCGATCGCAAGCTGATGAAGCCCCTAACCCGAATTCCTCAACTGACAACGGCTTAATTTGTCGGGCATTTGAATTTGCCCGCGACTTGCACGAAGGACAGTACCGCAAATCAGGAGAACCTTACATTTGCCATCCCGTAGCTGTAGCTGGAATACTCCGATATATGGGCGGAAACAGCGCCATGATTGCCGCCGGTTTCCTCCATGACATTGTGGAAGATACAGATATTACCCTCGAAGAAATAGAACAGCGGTTCGGCGCGGAAGTGCGACAATTAGTCGAAGGTGTCACCAAGCTTTCTAAGTTTAATTTTTCCAGCAAAACAGAGCGCCTTGCCGAAAATTTCCGCCGAATGTTTTTAGCAATGGCTAAAGATATTCGCGTGATTGTCGTCAAACTCGCAGACAGGCTGCACAACATGAGGACTTTGGAGCATTTGTCCGAAGAAAAGCAGCGCAGCATTGCCCTAGAAACCCGAGAGATTTTTGCTCCCCTGGCGAACCGTTTGGGCATCGGGCGCTTTAAGTGGGAATTGGAAGATTTAGCGTTTAAATACCTGGAACCGGAAGCTTACCGCGAAATTCAGGACTTGGTGGCAGTCAAGCGGGGCGATCGAGAAACTCAACTCGCAGAAGTCACAGATTGTTTGCGAGAAAGGCTTGACAATTTAGGCATAAAATGCTACGAAGTCAGCGGTCGTCCCAAACATTTGTACGGGATTTATGGGAAGATGCAGCGGCGGCAAAAAGGCTTTAACCAAGTCTACGATATTGCTGCCGTGCGGATTATAGTAGAAAGCAATGATGACTGTTATCGCGCATTGGCGATCGTCCACGATTCATTCCGCCCGATTCCCGGCCGCTTCAAAGACTATATCGGTTTACCAAAAGCCAACCGCTATCAATCTTTGCACACCGGAGTCATTGGCACCAGCGGCCGCCCCATCGAAGTCCAAATCCGCACCGTAGCAATGCACCACATTGCAGAATACGGCATTGCAGCCCACTGGAAATACAAAGAAACCGGCGGCTCCAACACCACAGTTACCGGCGACGACGAAAAATTTACCTGGCTGCGACAACTGCTAGAATGGCAAACCGATCTGAAAGACGATCGCGAATATCTACAAAGCATTAAAGACAACTTATTCGACGAAGATATCTACGTTTTCACTCCTAACGGAGACGTAATAGCCCTCAACAGCGGGTCAACACCCGTAGATTTTGCGTACCGCATTCACACAGAAATAGGCAATCGCTGCACCGGCGCCCGAGTCAACGGGCGAATGGTGACACTAGACAAGGTTTTAAAGAATGGCGACATTGTAGAAATCTTGAACCAAAAAAACGGCCATCCGAGTTCCGACTGGCTGAATTTTGTCAAGACAAACGGAGCAAAAAACCGAATTCGGCAGTGGTTAAAGCGATCGCACCGAGATGAAAACCTCGCTCGCGGGCGGGAATTGCTCGAAAAAGAATTAGGTAAAAACGGCTTAGAATCCCTGCTAAAATCTGAGCCCATGCAATCGGTAGCTCAGCGCTGCAACTACCATAGCGTCGAAGATTTAATCGCAGGTTTGGGCTACGGCGAAGTCACCCTAAATCTCGTAGTAAATCGACTGCGAGATTTAGTAAAAGTCCAGCAAAAAATAGAAGCTGCACCCACAGGAATCCAGGAATTGCCCGTGCAAATACCTGCATCGACGACACCCAAGCCCGTACCGAGTTCATCTCCAAGCAAATCGCCGATCGCAGGTGTAGAAGGATTACTCTACCATTTAGCAGGCTGTTGCTGTCCAATTCCCGGCGAATCAATTATTGGAGCAGTGACTCGCACCCGTGGCATTTCGATTCACCGTCAAGGCTGTTCAAATGTTGAAAGCGTACCGGGAGATAGATTAGTTCCCGTGAGTTGGAATTCCACCAACCGCAATGAATCTCGCCCTAATACTTATCCGGTTAACATTCAAGTAGAAGCCCTCGATCGCGTGGGAGTTCTCAACGATGTATTATCGCATTTGAAAGACAACAAAGTCAACGTCCGCAGCGCCCAAGTCAAAACATATCCAGGATTGCCGGCCTTAATTGACTTGTGCATGGATATTCAGGATAAAGAACAGTTCGAGCGGACTTGTATGCAGATTAAAAATATGAGCGATATTTTGAATTTGCGTAGGCTGAGCGAAGCTGAGTGA
- a CDS encoding aldehyde dehydrogenase, which translates to MVFSVIDIIRQQRQFFATGKTKDVDFRIEQLKNLKSAIASNQSRIVDAVKADLNRPEYEAYFEIAAIAEVNYAIKNVKSWAKPKKVPTSIDQFPASARIYPEPLGVVLIIGPWNYPFQLMISPLVGAIAAGNCAILKPSEIASHTSEVVADMISKTFDPAYICAIEGGVEISKQLLAEKFDHIFFTGGTKIGKVVMEAAAKHLTPVTLELGGKSPCIVDSDIQIEYTARRIAWGKFINAGQTCIAPDYLLVDKKVKPALMQAIKTAIHEFYGDDPQKSPDYSRIINLHHLGRLAEFIKDGEIVVGGQTNAADKYIAPTVIDKVSWDSPVMQDEIFGPILPVLEYEDFGEAIAQINARPKPLALYLFSKDKEKQERVLRETSSGGVCINDTVMQVGVTTLPFGGVGDSGIGSYHGKASFDTFSHQKSVLQKSFLLDLKWRYAPYIGKLDLIKKIIG; encoded by the coding sequence ATGGTATTCAGTGTCATCGATATTATCCGCCAGCAGCGACAATTTTTTGCTACTGGGAAAACTAAAGATGTGGATTTTCGGATCGAACAACTCAAAAATCTCAAAAGTGCGATCGCCTCCAATCAATCACGGATTGTGGATGCTGTCAAGGCTGATTTGAACAGGCCGGAGTATGAGGCGTATTTTGAAATTGCTGCGATCGCAGAAGTTAATTATGCCATCAAAAACGTGAAATCGTGGGCTAAGCCGAAAAAAGTGCCGACATCGATCGATCAATTCCCCGCCTCAGCCCGCATTTACCCGGAACCTTTGGGCGTCGTTTTAATCATCGGGCCCTGGAATTACCCGTTTCAGCTCATGATATCACCTTTAGTCGGGGCGATCGCCGCTGGCAACTGCGCTATCCTCAAACCCTCAGAAATCGCCTCGCACACGTCGGAAGTAGTCGCGGATATGATTTCCAAAACCTTCGATCCCGCCTACATCTGCGCGATCGAAGGAGGAGTCGAAATCAGCAAACAATTATTAGCCGAAAAATTCGACCATATCTTCTTTACTGGAGGCACAAAAATCGGTAAAGTAGTCATGGAAGCCGCCGCCAAACACCTCACACCTGTAACATTAGAATTGGGTGGAAAAAGTCCTTGCATTGTTGACTCAGATATTCAAATTGAATATACTGCAAGACGGATTGCGTGGGGCAAATTTATCAATGCCGGTCAAACTTGTATCGCTCCAGATTACCTGTTAGTTGATAAAAAAGTTAAACCCGCTTTGATGCAAGCAATTAAAACAGCAATTCACGAATTTTACGGCGACGATCCACAGAAAAGTCCCGACTATTCCAGAATTATCAATCTACATCATTTAGGACGTTTGGCAGAGTTTATCAAAGATGGTGAAATTGTCGTCGGCGGCCAAACAAATGCCGCAGACAAATATATTGCGCCGACGGTAATTGACAAGGTTTCCTGGGATTCGCCAGTCATGCAGGATGAGATTTTTGGCCCGATTTTGCCCGTTTTGGAGTATGAGGACTTCGGAGAGGCGATCGCCCAAATCAACGCCCGCCCCAAACCCCTAGCTTTGTATTTGTTCTCGAAAGATAAGGAGAAACAGGAGCGAGTTTTGCGCGAAACTTCTTCCGGCGGAGTTTGCATAAACGATACGGTTATGCAAGTCGGAGTCACAACTTTACCTTTTGGCGGAGTTGGCGACAGCGGCATCGGCAGCTATCACGGAAAAGCTAGTTTTGATACTTTTTCGCATCAGAAAAGCGTGCTGCAAAAGTCATTCTTGCTTGACTTAAAATGGCGCTATGCTCCATATATAGGTAAGTTAGACTTGATCAAGAAAATTATCGGTTGA
- a CDS encoding RNA polymerase sigma factor, RpoD/SigA family, with the protein MAKSDLGSFAVESEASLEIAEDEDTEIDRPTVSRSSAYNSWSADDPVGALFKEMARYPLLSATEEVELARRVQELVALQELEERLKQELDRVPTKAEIATALGVSETQLQQIRYQCQSAKRKMISSNLRLVVSIAKRYLNRGVPFLDLIQEGALGLNRAAEKFDPEKGYKFSTYAYWWIRQGITRTIANQGRTIRLPVHVVEQLNKLKRVYRDLRRSLQRNPTESELAKEMEVTAEQLRYLQQVRRQSLSLNHRIGTEESSELLDVIEDNATQSPEAQMNEMMMRQDILEVLDNILTEREKEIVAMRYGLITGEPYTLEEVSSLFNLSRERVRQIQNKAMRKLRRPQVTERLKGWLK; encoded by the coding sequence ATGGCAAAATCTGACCTAGGCAGTTTTGCGGTGGAATCCGAAGCCTCACTCGAAATCGCAGAGGATGAGGACACCGAGATCGATCGTCCGACGGTAAGTAGATCGTCAGCATACAACAGTTGGTCTGCCGACGATCCCGTGGGAGCTTTGTTCAAAGAAATGGCTCGCTATCCTCTACTGAGTGCCACCGAAGAGGTAGAGTTGGCGCGTCGCGTTCAAGAATTGGTAGCCCTTCAGGAACTAGAAGAGCGTTTAAAGCAGGAATTGGACAGAGTGCCAACAAAAGCTGAAATCGCTACTGCTTTGGGGGTGAGCGAAACTCAACTGCAACAGATACGCTACCAGTGTCAGTCGGCGAAACGGAAAATGATCAGCTCGAATTTGCGCTTGGTTGTTTCCATAGCCAAACGTTATCTCAATCGGGGCGTGCCTTTCCTTGATTTAATTCAGGAAGGAGCTTTAGGTTTGAACCGAGCCGCCGAAAAGTTCGATCCTGAGAAGGGTTACAAATTTTCTACCTATGCCTATTGGTGGATTCGCCAAGGAATTACCCGCACCATTGCCAATCAAGGGCGGACAATTCGATTGCCGGTGCACGTTGTTGAACAGTTAAATAAACTCAAAAGAGTTTATCGGGATTTGAGGCGTTCTCTTCAACGCAATCCCACTGAATCGGAACTTGCTAAAGAAATGGAAGTTACTGCCGAACAACTTCGTTACCTCCAGCAAGTACGCAGACAATCTTTGTCTCTCAACCACCGCATCGGCACGGAAGAAAGTTCGGAACTTTTGGATGTTATTGAAGATAACGCAACTCAATCTCCCGAAGCTCAGATGAATGAGATGATGATGCGCCAAGATATTTTGGAGGTGTTGGATAATATTTTAACTGAGCGGGAAAAAGAGATTGTGGCTATGCGTTACGGTTTGATCACTGGCGAACCTTATACTTTAGAAGAAGTCAGCAGTTTGTTCAATTTGTCCCGCGAACGAGTCCGTCAAATTCAAAATAAGGCAATGCGGAAGCTGCGCCGCCCTCAAGTGACGGAACGATTGAAGGGCTGGTTAAAATAA
- the patD gene encoding heterocyst frequency control protein PatD gives MILSEDRRQCYEELEQALEQLQRTVAQDKVDRAALAIEYKKVQQFFGNQIMRADSGELDASEPPPEQSYLTEIHKQLRLLGTDVTFLQAAKQPATAEARQTAAAERLNTLIGYCGAVLQKKSAAERARPDAELITE, from the coding sequence ATGATATTGTCCGAAGATCGCCGCCAGTGCTACGAAGAATTAGAGCAAGCACTCGAACAGCTACAAAGAACTGTTGCACAGGATAAGGTCGATCGGGCAGCACTGGCGATCGAATACAAAAAAGTGCAACAATTTTTCGGCAACCAAATTATGAGAGCCGACAGCGGCGAGTTAGACGCCTCAGAACCCCCCCCAGAGCAGTCCTATTTGACGGAAATTCACAAACAACTGCGGTTATTGGGGACAGATGTCACGTTTTTGCAAGCTGCGAAGCAGCCAGCGACAGCAGAGGCGAGGCAAACTGCTGCTGCGGAGCGACTAAACACGTTAATTGGCTACTGCGGTGCGGTGCTGCAAAAAAAATCTGCTGCTGAGCGAGCCCGTCCAGATGCAGAATTAATAACTGAATAA
- a CDS encoding GNAT family N-acetyltransferase codes for MSDEVILRPATRGDVPVLFDLIKALAEYEKLSHAVTGNAVDLENHLFGDRPFAEAILAECEGQIVGWALFFYNYSTFLTQPGIYLEDLFVLPEFRGRGIGKSLIVYLARLTVERGCGRLEWSVLDWNELAIGFYKGIGADVMPDWRICRVAGESLASLASK; via the coding sequence ATGTCTGATGAGGTGATTTTGCGTCCGGCTACCCGCGGCGATGTGCCGGTGCTGTTTGATTTGATTAAGGCTTTAGCTGAGTACGAAAAGCTGTCTCACGCTGTGACTGGTAATGCGGTTGATTTGGAAAATCATTTGTTTGGCGATCGCCCTTTTGCTGAAGCGATTTTAGCAGAATGCGAAGGTCAAATTGTCGGCTGGGCGCTATTTTTTTACAATTATTCTACTTTTTTGACTCAGCCGGGGATTTATTTGGAGGATTTGTTTGTGCTTCCTGAGTTTCGGGGGCGGGGGATTGGCAAGTCTTTGATTGTTTATTTGGCGCGGTTGACGGTGGAAAGGGGCTGCGGGCGTTTGGAGTGGAGCGTGCTTGATTGGAATGAATTGGCGATCGGATTTTACAAGGGTATCGGTGCGGATGTCATGCCCGACTGGCGGATTTGCCGGGTGGCGGGGGAGTCTTTGGCGAGTTTGGCCTCGAAGTGA
- a CDS encoding zf-TFIIB domain-containing protein produces the protein MECPKCKHPNLDGGTLAGSMSVQWCPNCYGIWIPGKEYEAWQKEHSLWYNKSEKPEATGTLGIEFTPSPYDSKAALCPEDGHYLSRAKVPFSRVPFYIERCMLCGGIWCDNGEWDILESLGFHTQIDKMFSPNWQAKARVQELAARERQVLTEKLGPDIAGYVLELAEVLADHPHADCAATYILRRAELKRREI, from the coding sequence GTGGAATGTCCAAAATGTAAACATCCAAACTTAGACGGTGGCACCTTAGCCGGCAGTATGTCGGTGCAGTGGTGTCCCAACTGTTACGGTATCTGGATTCCAGGTAAAGAATACGAAGCTTGGCAGAAAGAGCACAGCCTGTGGTACAACAAATCCGAGAAGCCAGAGGCGACAGGCACTCTCGGCATAGAATTCACGCCGTCTCCCTACGACAGCAAAGCCGCCCTGTGTCCCGAAGACGGTCACTATCTGTCCCGGGCGAAAGTTCCCTTCAGCAGAGTGCCCTTTTACATAGAGCGCTGTATGTTGTGCGGAGGCATTTGGTGCGATAACGGCGAGTGGGACATTCTCGAAAGTCTGGGATTCCATACCCAGATTGACAAGATGTTTTCTCCCAACTGGCAAGCTAAGGCCCGCGTGCAAGAACTTGCCGCTCGGGAGCGTCAAGTGCTGACTGAGAAGCTGGGCCCGGATATCGCCGGATATGTGTTGGAACTCGCGGAAGTTTTAGCAGACCATCCCCACGCTGATTGTGCGGCTACTTATATACTGCGGAGAGCTGAGTTGAAGCGAAGGGAAATTTAG
- a CDS encoding Uma2 family endonuclease, with the protein MFPKYPVPQTEPPRSPKETLPTMYDLPSENLEEPGLPDEFHGLQPQLLSYTFRPSNYSASQIFTGSDMNLYYDSRHPLWYKRPDWFGVVGVSRLYDEVDMRLSYVVWQEAVNPFVIVELLSPGTEKEDLGENDGEQLQSASEQIAGNGNINHEQTQEKPLRKWQVYEQVLRIPYYVVFSRYTNRLRAFKLNGARYEELELSDSRLWMPEIDLGLGLWQGDYLGVDRLWLRWYDGDGNWILIPEERAEQAQERAEQAQERAEQERQRAETAETRLESLMQRLRESGINPDRFLNR; encoded by the coding sequence ATGTTTCCTAAATATCCCGTGCCTCAAACAGAGCCGCCCCGATCGCCAAAAGAAACGCTCCCCACGATGTACGATCTACCTAGCGAAAATCTGGAGGAACCTGGTTTGCCCGACGAATTTCACGGCTTGCAACCGCAGTTGCTGAGCTACACCTTCCGCCCTTCCAACTATTCGGCTTCCCAAATATTTACCGGAAGCGACATGAATCTTTACTACGACTCGCGTCACCCGCTGTGGTACAAGCGCCCGGATTGGTTTGGAGTTGTGGGAGTTTCCCGATTGTATGATGAAGTTGATATGCGGCTGAGTTATGTGGTTTGGCAAGAGGCTGTGAATCCTTTTGTGATTGTAGAATTGCTGTCGCCGGGAACTGAAAAGGAAGATTTGGGAGAAAATGATGGGGAACAATTACAGTCTGCTTCTGAACAAATAGCAGGTAACGGTAATATAAACCACGAACAAACTCAGGAAAAACCGCTCAGAAAATGGCAGGTTTACGAGCAGGTTTTGCGGATTCCTTATTATGTTGTTTTCAGCCGCTACACTAATCGATTGAGAGCTTTTAAATTGAACGGAGCTCGGTATGAAGAATTAGAACTTTCTGACTCGCGCCTATGGATGCCTGAGATTGATTTAGGCTTGGGTTTGTGGCAGGGAGATTATCTGGGAGTCGATCGACTGTGGTTGCGCTGGTACGATGGTGATGGCAATTGGATTCTGATTCCCGAGGAGCGAGCCGAGCAGGCGCAAGAGCGAGCCGAGCAGGCACAAGAGCGAGCCGAGCAGGAAAGACAGCGTGCTGAGACTGCGGAAACTCGGTTAGAATCTTTGATGCAAAGACTGCGGGAATCTGGCATCAATCCCGATCGATTCTTGAACCGTTAA